The following proteins are co-located in the Megalobrama amblycephala isolate DHTTF-2021 linkage group LG12, ASM1881202v1, whole genome shotgun sequence genome:
- the zmynd12 gene encoding zinc finger MYND domain-containing protein 12, whose translation MSATINPLANPKGVKKLCELCQKPAKLQCTKCLVTFYCGLDHQGTDWTSIHEKVCPLLVSIHTPAPFGTLQSDQDHHHKETVKKQEYLIEIAHLEAQRWVSKKRFQDVLPAALLFLRWAMRVYGTCAVELVPAYLLLAQANIGLGSLSQAHDYLSKAEWTVMKTPGCSHTVLHQLHRTLGRLHAAMGKYTSALTHFANDVYYASEMFGLDSTVTSGGYFLMADVFLKQNEPGIALSLYTEVASSWHTHLCKLMDDIIQSGTQPEECFDEAQCVEADQMLRCILEFEEQCVKPRPDQAAMLAHSLAMLWLLCNNYTKALEYGKKAEVLIQGLSEQNRLRESIHNLLQHAEKHLE comes from the exons ATGTCGGCCACCATTAACCCTCTAGCAAATCCTAAAGGAGTGAAGAAGCTGTGCGAACTTTGCCAGAAACCTGCAAAACTGCAGTGCACAAAATGCCTGGTCACATTTTACTG tggCCTTGACCACCAGGGTACTGACTGGACCAGTATTCATGAAAAAGTGTGTCCGTTGCTGGTATCTATTCACACACCTGCACCATTCGGCACACTGCAATCCGACCAAGACCACCACCACAAAGAAACAGTGAAGAAACAG GAGTATCTAATAGAGATTGCTCATTTAGAGGCGCAGAGGTGGGTGTCCAAGAAGAGGTTCCAGGATGTGTTACCTGCCGCTCTCCTATTCCTACGCTGGGCCATGCGGGTATATGGAACTTGTGCCGTTGAACTGGTACCAGCTTATCTACTGCTCGCGCAAGCTAATATAG gttTAGGTTCTCTCTCTCAGGCACATGACTATCTGTCTAAGGCTGAGTGGACAGTGATGAAAACACCAGGCTGCAGTCACACTGTCCTTCATCAGCTACACAGAACCCTGGGCCGCCTGCACGCTGCCATGGGAAAATACACATCTGCTCTCACTCACTTTGCCAATGAC GTGTACTATGCCAGTGAGATGTTTGGTTTGGACAGTACTGTGACGTCTGGAGGATATTTCCTTATGGCTGATGTGTTTCTGAAGCAAAATGAGCCTGGCATTGCCCTCTCGCTCTACACAGAG GTGGCAAGTTCCTGGCACACTCACCTGTGTAAGCTGATGGATGATATCATTCAGAGTGGCACTCAACCAGAAGAATGTTTTG ATGAGGCACAGTGTGTGGAGGCTGATCAGATGTTGAGATGTATCTTAGAGTTTGAGGAACAGTGTGTGAAGCCTCGCCCTGACCAGGCAGCCATGTTGGCTCATTCTCTGGCTATGCTGTGGTTGCTATGCAACAACTACACCAAG gCTCTGGAATATGGGAAGAAGGCTGAGGTGTTGATTCAGGGGCTAAGTGAACAAAACAGACTGAGAGAGTCAATCCATAATCTCCTACAACACGCTGAAAAACATTTGGAATGA